A genomic region of Actinomycetota bacterium contains the following coding sequences:
- a CDS encoding response regulator transcription factor, translated as MLIVDDQELVREGLIRILGSIDDVIIVGQCRDGSEVLEAIARHRPDVVVMDVRMREVDGTEATRRIRASREDAPPVLMLTTFGEDEVVAAALSAGAAGFILKDAPGEDLIRAVKVVAEGGVWLDPTVLPGVLATYRTAAAPRAAEAALAAELTDREREVLRLIGRGLANRRIAETLSITEATVKSHVGNILQKLQLPDRPAAIVYAFDHGLVAPGEQRGE; from the coding sequence GTGCTCATCGTCGACGATCAGGAACTGGTACGCGAGGGACTGATCCGGATACTCGGCAGCATCGACGACGTGATCATCGTCGGGCAGTGCCGGGACGGGAGCGAGGTGCTCGAGGCGATCGCTCGCCACCGACCCGACGTCGTCGTGATGGACGTCCGGATGCGCGAGGTCGATGGCACGGAGGCGACGCGCCGCATCCGCGCTAGCCGCGAGGACGCGCCCCCCGTGCTGATGCTCACGACGTTCGGAGAGGACGAGGTCGTCGCGGCGGCGCTGTCCGCTGGGGCAGCCGGCTTCATCCTCAAGGACGCACCGGGCGAGGACCTCATCCGGGCGGTGAAGGTCGTCGCCGAGGGCGGGGTGTGGCTCGATCCGACGGTGCTTCCAGGCGTGCTGGCGACCTACCGCACGGCCGCCGCGCCCCGGGCAGCGGAGGCCGCCCTGGCGGCCGAACTCACGGACCGCGAACGCGAGGTCCTCCGTCTGATCGGTCGCGGCCTGGCGAACCGACGCATCGCCGAGACGCTGTCCATCACGGAGGCCACGGTCAAGTCCCACGTCGGCAACATCCTCCAGAAGCTGCAGTTACCCGACCGCCCTGCCGCGATCGTCTACGCCTTCGACCACGGCCTCGTCGCCCCGGGTGAGCAGCGGGGCGAGTGA
- a CDS encoding enoyl-CoA hydratase/isomerase family protein, translating to MDELVRYELADGIARITLDRPETRNALTGTMRDRIGDLFDAASADLNVRVVVLAATGKGFCTGADLRGVTQDAPPRPEGAPERAVGEVARVIQRGWQRLVTSVLDCEKPVIGAIQGIAAGGGMHLALACDLVIAAESARFISVFVRRGIGPDAAGAYLLTRLVGIQRAKELTFLGDDVHAEQAQDMGLINRVVPDDELAGAVEELAQRLSEAPTQAIAASKRLINRALDVDRSTALIEEAWAQEAVTHTHDIHEGTMSFIEKRDPDFKGW from the coding sequence CTGGACGAACTCGTCCGCTACGAACTCGCGGATGGCATCGCGCGCATCACGCTCGACCGTCCGGAAACGCGCAACGCCCTGACCGGGACGATGCGCGACCGCATCGGCGACCTGTTCGACGCCGCTTCGGCGGACCTGAACGTCCGAGTGGTGGTGCTCGCCGCGACGGGGAAGGGCTTCTGCACGGGGGCCGACCTCCGGGGCGTGACCCAGGACGCTCCCCCCCGCCCCGAAGGCGCCCCGGAGCGCGCTGTCGGCGAGGTCGCGCGCGTCATCCAGCGTGGCTGGCAGCGACTCGTCACGTCCGTGCTCGACTGCGAGAAGCCGGTCATCGGTGCGATCCAGGGGATCGCCGCAGGCGGCGGGATGCACCTCGCCTTGGCCTGTGACCTCGTCATCGCTGCCGAGTCAGCCCGGTTCATCTCGGTGTTCGTCCGCCGTGGGATCGGACCCGACGCCGCCGGCGCGTACCTGCTCACCCGACTCGTGGGCATCCAGAGGGCCAAAGAGCTCACGTTCCTCGGTGACGACGTCCACGCCGAACAGGCACAGGATATGGGGCTGATCAACCGCGTCGTGCCCGATGACGAACTCGCCGGCGCAGTCGAGGAACTGGCGCAACGTCTCTCGGAGGCCCCGACACAGGCCATCGCGGCATCGAAGCGGCTGATCAACCGAGCGCTCGACGTCGACCGATCGACAGCACTCATCGAGGAGGCCTGGGCTCAAGAGGCCGTCACCCACACGCACGACATCCACGAGGGCACGATGTCGTTCATCGAGAAGCGAGACCCCGACTTCAAGGGTTGGTGA
- a CDS encoding two-component sensor histidine kinase, with protein MRIALAGDECAIASPHRELDYPLWVGWLTSGVVVGFAVLVTVFRHDAVSVHPAAVALVWASTVPWLLQLTGRTLPRPAFIAGVVIPQALLHVGGRALGIATLLDEDHTQAALMIVVFAAGEIAATSRWRDTITMAIAAVAIILGRNVVQPEFDGGVFWVGGAVVALAMGYVMRRQAAVMFQLRVAQGALAEEEVVKERQRIAREVHDVIAHTMTVTMMHLTAARLHLRKDPDAAEDALLQAERLGRQSLRDIHRTVGLLRAEPPDGIDRPQPEARDIEPLVEAYRSAGTDVRLRIDGELGELAPSTGLAVYRIAQESLTNASRHAPGSLVTVTLTTNDGHGTLEIGNPVPSGGTAKPAGGLGILGMRERANLVGGSLEAGVEDGRWIVRCRFPLAAPLARESVP; from the coding sequence ATGAGGATCGCCCTGGCGGGAGACGAGTGCGCCATCGCGTCACCGCACCGCGAACTCGACTACCCCCTGTGGGTGGGATGGCTGACGAGCGGGGTCGTCGTGGGGTTCGCCGTGCTCGTGACGGTGTTCCGCCACGACGCCGTGTCGGTCCATCCCGCCGCGGTGGCGCTGGTGTGGGCATCGACCGTCCCCTGGCTGTTGCAACTAACCGGAAGGACCCTGCCCCGCCCCGCCTTCATCGCCGGGGTCGTGATCCCTCAGGCGCTGCTCCATGTCGGTGGGCGCGCGCTGGGTATCGCCACCCTGCTCGACGAGGACCACACGCAAGCGGCGTTGATGATCGTCGTGTTCGCCGCAGGGGAGATCGCCGCCACCTCGCGCTGGCGAGACACCATCACGATGGCGATCGCCGCAGTGGCGATAATCCTGGGTCGCAACGTCGTGCAACCCGAGTTCGACGGGGGCGTCTTCTGGGTCGGCGGCGCCGTGGTGGCGCTGGCCATGGGCTACGTGATGCGACGTCAAGCCGCCGTCATGTTCCAGCTCCGCGTCGCCCAAGGTGCGCTGGCGGAGGAGGAGGTGGTCAAGGAGCGGCAACGGATCGCCCGTGAGGTCCACGACGTGATCGCCCACACGATGACGGTCACGATGATGCACCTGACCGCCGCCCGGCTGCACCTGCGCAAGGATCCCGATGCCGCCGAGGACGCGCTCCTGCAGGCCGAGCGGCTCGGCCGTCAGAGCCTGCGCGACATCCACCGGACCGTCGGGCTGCTGCGAGCCGAACCCCCTGACGGCATCGACCGCCCGCAGCCGGAGGCTCGCGACATCGAACCGCTGGTCGAGGCGTACCGGTCGGCCGGCACGGACGTGAGGCTGAGGATCGACGGCGAACTCGGCGAGCTAGCTCCCTCGACCGGCCTCGCCGTCTACCGGATCGCCCAGGAATCGCTGACCAACGCGAGCCGACACGCCCCGGGCTCCCTGGTGACCGTCACCTTGACGACCAACGACGGCCACGGGACGCTCGAGATCGGCAACCCGGTGCCGTCGGGTGGGACCGCCAAGCCCGCCGGCGGCCTCGGGATCCTCGGCATGCGCGAGCGTGCCAACCTCGTGGGCGGCAGCCTCGAAGCCGGGGTCGAGGACGGTCGCTGGATCGTGCGGTGCCGGTTCCCTCTGGCCGCGCCGCTCGCCAGGGAGAGCGTGCCGTGA
- a CDS encoding acetate--CoA ligase family protein codes for MRVTRRDVTGRRVQLRELDLDAFFHPKTVALIGASDSERRPNTAMTRKLRQWADKHGATVYPVNPNRDDLDGLKCYPSISDIPVDIDLAAILIGDPMSVLGEVLDKGARFAVIFAAGFAEVGSEGEALQVELEDRIAAGDTRLLGPNTNLNAFELFDEDNPGRAVALITQSGHQGRPIFQAQELGLNLRHWAPTGNEADLEFADFAGYFAELDDVGVIAAYIEGFKDGRSMLLAADGAAKAGKPLVVVKVGRTEAGREMARSHTGHLTGSDAVISAAFRQYGVTRVEGLDELQDAASMFSLSAPPTTEGVCVYAISGGTGAHMADVAASAGLSLPRLTDETVAKLRAVIPGYLRVDNPVDSGAAPSSDPVKGPQIIEAILSDPNVGALIVPITGVYASLGTQFAQDLADAAERSDKPVCVVWGSPLGDEEAYTRILRKSQAVVFRTFRNCAHTVRAWLDHHAFAKRYVSPFDRPILDVSPARDASRIHLAARPAVSEHTAKQILREYGIATPREYLVESAEEAVRAVSALGGRVVVKAASPDLQHKSELGLVALDLRGEDDVRSAATRMLEQLPIVASDAQVEGLLVAEMIDGGTETVIGLTHDDLFGPVVMFGLGGVFVEVLEDVTFRIPPFDASEARRMIGEVKGFPLLTGARGREPADLHAIVDTILKVQRLAFDLHDDIAELDINPFIARPAGGVAVDALIIPRTTRS; via the coding sequence GTGCGGGTGACACGACGCGATGTGACGGGCAGGCGCGTGCAGCTGCGCGAGCTGGACCTGGATGCGTTCTTCCATCCCAAGACCGTCGCGCTCATCGGGGCGTCGGACTCCGAGCGGCGACCCAACACCGCGATGACCCGCAAGCTCCGACAGTGGGCCGACAAGCACGGAGCGACCGTCTACCCCGTCAACCCCAACCGCGACGACCTCGACGGCCTGAAGTGCTACCCGTCGATCAGCGACATCCCGGTCGACATCGATCTTGCCGCCATCCTCATCGGCGACCCGATGTCGGTCCTGGGCGAGGTGCTGGACAAGGGTGCTCGGTTCGCGGTGATCTTCGCCGCGGGTTTCGCCGAGGTCGGGTCCGAGGGCGAGGCGCTCCAGGTCGAGCTCGAGGACCGGATCGCTGCCGGTGACACGCGCCTGCTGGGCCCCAACACCAACCTCAACGCGTTCGAACTGTTCGACGAGGACAACCCCGGACGCGCGGTCGCGCTGATCACGCAGTCCGGCCACCAGGGCCGGCCCATCTTCCAGGCCCAGGAGCTGGGTCTGAACCTGCGCCACTGGGCTCCCACCGGCAACGAGGCCGACCTCGAGTTCGCCGACTTCGCGGGTTACTTCGCCGAACTCGACGACGTCGGGGTCATCGCCGCGTACATCGAGGGCTTCAAGGACGGGCGCTCGATGCTCCTCGCGGCCGACGGGGCGGCCAAGGCCGGCAAACCGCTCGTGGTGGTCAAGGTCGGCCGAACCGAGGCAGGCCGCGAGATGGCCAGGAGCCACACCGGCCACCTCACCGGGTCGGATGCGGTCATCTCGGCAGCCTTCCGCCAGTACGGGGTCACCCGGGTCGAGGGCCTCGACGAGCTCCAGGACGCCGCGTCGATGTTCTCGCTGTCGGCCCCGCCCACGACCGAGGGCGTCTGCGTCTACGCCATCAGCGGAGGGACCGGTGCCCACATGGCTGACGTGGCTGCCTCCGCTGGGCTGTCGCTGCCGAGGCTGACCGACGAGACCGTCGCGAAGCTGCGGGCGGTTATCCCGGGCTACCTGCGGGTCGACAACCCCGTCGACAGCGGAGCGGCACCCTCCAGCGACCCGGTGAAGGGGCCGCAGATCATCGAGGCGATCCTGTCGGATCCCAACGTCGGGGCGCTGATCGTGCCGATCACCGGCGTGTACGCCTCGCTCGGCACCCAGTTCGCCCAGGACCTCGCGGACGCGGCCGAGCGGTCGGACAAGCCGGTCTGCGTCGTGTGGGGCTCCCCTCTCGGCGACGAGGAGGCGTACACGAGGATCCTGCGCAAGTCGCAGGCTGTCGTGTTCCGCACGTTCCGCAACTGCGCCCACACCGTTCGCGCCTGGCTCGACCACCACGCGTTCGCGAAGCGCTACGTGTCACCGTTCGACCGACCCATCCTCGACGTCTCGCCGGCACGTGACGCCTCCCGGATCCACCTCGCCGCACGCCCCGCCGTCTCCGAGCACACCGCCAAGCAGATCCTGCGCGAGTACGGCATCGCAACTCCCCGCGAGTACCTCGTGGAGAGCGCGGAGGAGGCGGTCCGCGCGGTGTCCGCACTGGGCGGTCGTGTCGTCGTGAAGGCCGCATCCCCGGACCTGCAGCACAAGTCGGAGCTGGGGTTGGTCGCGCTCGACCTGCGCGGCGAGGACGACGTGCGCAGCGCTGCCACGCGGATGCTCGAGCAGCTCCCGATCGTCGCCTCCGACGCGCAGGTCGAAGGCCTGTTGGTCGCCGAGATGATCGACGGTGGGACGGAGACCGTCATCGGCCTGACCCACGATGACCTGTTCGGTCCGGTCGTCATGTTCGGTCTCGGGGGCGTCTTCGTGGAGGTCCTCGAGGACGTGACCTTCCGCATCCCCCCGTTCGACGCCTCCGAGGCGCGACGGATGATCGGCGAGGTCAAGGGCTTCCCCCTGCTGACCGGCGCCAGGGGGCGAGAGCCAGCCGACCTCCACGCGATCGTCGACACCATCCTGAAGGTGCAGCGGCTCGCCTTCGACCTCCACGACGACATCGCCGAGCTCGACATCAACCCGTTCATCGCGCGGCCAGCCGGCGGCGTCGCCGTAGATGCGCTGATCATCCCCCGCACGACCAGGAGCTGA
- a CDS encoding PPOX class F420-dependent oxidoreductase: MSTTFTQAELDYLSQARRLARIATADAAGRPHVTPVGMWHYNPEKGTIDVTGHDFAATRKYRNVAANPRAALVVDDIASTDPFRPRAVVVEGSARAVAADEEDAAPLIRITPDRIISWGLGSEADEDQGRADAR, translated from the coding sequence ATGTCCACCACGTTCACGCAGGCTGAGCTCGACTACCTCAGCCAGGCGCGGCGACTCGCCCGGATCGCCACCGCCGACGCGGCCGGTCGACCCCACGTCACGCCCGTCGGGATGTGGCACTACAACCCCGAGAAGGGGACCATCGACGTCACCGGCCACGACTTCGCCGCCACCCGCAAGTACCGCAACGTTGCCGCCAACCCGCGGGCCGCCCTGGTCGTCGACGACATCGCCTCCACCGACCCCTTCCGGCCCCGCGCCGTCGTGGTCGAAGGATCAGCTCGTGCTGTCGCGGCCGATGAGGAGGACGCCGCACCCCTGATCCGCATCACCCCCGACCGGATCATCTCGTGGGGGCTCGGCAGTGAGGCGGACGAAGACCAGGGTCGAGCAGACGCCCGCTGA
- a CDS encoding nitroreductase family deazaflavin-dependent oxidoreductase translates to MLFGEEHVRTYRETGGETGHEWRPGVFTLLLTTTGRRSGQPYTSPLIYGRDGDDYVVVASKGGAPTHPDWYRNLEATPQVELQVGSEIIEATARTATGEERERLWRMMAEIWPDYDSYAERTDRQIPVVVLSSS, encoded by the coding sequence ATGCTGTTCGGTGAGGAGCACGTACGCACGTACCGCGAGACCGGCGGCGAGACGGGCCACGAGTGGCGCCCCGGTGTCTTCACGCTTCTGCTGACGACGACGGGGCGCCGCAGCGGACAGCCCTACACCTCCCCACTCATCTACGGCCGGGATGGCGACGACTACGTCGTCGTGGCCTCGAAGGGAGGCGCCCCGACGCACCCCGACTGGTACCGCAACCTCGAGGCGACCCCGCAGGTGGAACTGCAGGTCGGCTCCGAGATCATCGAGGCCACCGCACGCACCGCCACCGGCGAGGAGCGCGAGCGGCTCTGGAGGATGATGGCGGAGATCTGGCCCGACTACGACTCGTACGCCGAGCGGACGGACCGGCAGATCCCGGTCGTCGTGTTGTCTTCCTCCTGA